From a single Coriobacteriaceae bacterium genomic region:
- a CDS encoding DMT family transporter, translated as MESRKPYLATLPGLILGCLVCCALWGSAFPCIKIGYELFGIPAHDSASQLLFAGLRFTLAGILVIAGMSAAQRRPLVPQARDIKPIFILSLFQTIGQYFFFYLGLSRASAMSSSIIEASANFLAILFAALAFHTEKLNTAKVLGCALGFAGVALVNLSGADGTFGFTLDGEGFILASTVAGALSTCLIGIFSREHDGVLLAGWQFLVGGLILTAIGFLMGDALSPTAIVPAIALIIYMALISAVAYSLWSRLLAVNPVSRVSVFGFMNPVFGVVLSALLLDEGAGTSLVTVIVALLLVCGGIIIVNKPKKA; from the coding sequence ATGGAAAGCCGCAAGCCGTATCTCGCCACTCTGCCCGGACTCATCCTGGGTTGCCTCGTCTGCTGCGCGCTCTGGGGGTCGGCTTTCCCCTGCATCAAGATCGGTTACGAGCTGTTTGGTATCCCGGCGCACGATAGCGCCTCGCAGCTACTCTTTGCAGGTTTGCGCTTCACACTTGCCGGTATCCTGGTTATCGCCGGTATGAGTGCAGCCCAGCGCCGCCCGCTCGTCCCACAGGCACGCGATATCAAGCCCATCTTTATCTTGTCGCTCTTCCAGACTATCGGGCAGTACTTCTTTTTCTATCTGGGTCTCTCGCGCGCCAGCGCCATGTCGAGCTCCATCATCGAGGCCAGCGCCAACTTCCTCGCAATCCTCTTTGCCGCCCTGGCATTTCACACCGAGAAGCTCAATACGGCCAAGGTGCTTGGCTGTGCGCTGGGCTTTGCCGGCGTCGCGCTCGTCAACCTCTCGGGCGCAGATGGCACCTTTGGCTTTACGCTCGATGGCGAGGGCTTTATCCTAGCCTCCACTGTCGCGGGTGCTCTTTCGACCTGCCTGATCGGTATCTTCTCGCGCGAGCACGACGGCGTCTTGCTTGCCGGGTGGCAGTTCTTGGTCGGCGGCCTGATCCTCACCGCCATCGGCTTTTTGATGGGTGACGCGCTCTCCCCCACAGCGATTGTCCCCGCCATCGCGCTCATCATCTACATGGCGCTTATCTCCGCGGTCGCCTACTCGCTGTGGTCGCGCCTGCTTGCCGTCAACCCCGTCAGCCGCGTCTCTGTCTTTGGATTTATGAACCCCGTCTTTGGTGTGGTGCTGAGCGCGCTGCTGCTCGACGAGGGCGCTGGCACGAGCCTCGTTACCGTCATCGTTGCCCTGCTGTTGGTCTGCGGCGGCATCATCATCGTCAACAAACCCAAAAAAGCCTAG